The following proteins are co-located in the Cryptococcus neoformans var. grubii H99 chromosome 1, complete sequence genome:
- a CDS encoding DNA topoisomerase II, whose amino-acid sequence MSDSESDDFRIDDDDSESDDYVAPIKAKKAAVAKKAPAAKVPVAKKTPAAKAPVTKKAVPKKITKAPLASKKHPNDSISDASSDIVCSPPKKKTKADDDDDDDDGDTGAESSAKAPTSNKNASEVYQKLSQREHVLKRPDTYIGSVEAITQPMWVLNPETKTMVHRPITFVPGFLKIFDEILVNASDNKINDPTMDSIKVVIDREKNTISVYNNGRGIPVEMHTKEGVMIPELIFGHLLAGSNFDDDQKKLTGGRNGYGAKLANIYSHEFIVETADKVNSKKYKQIFSNNMSKKGTPKILENKKGEEWTKITFKPDLERFGMNGIDDDTNALLMKRVYDMAGTVKDVKVFLNDERIKVKNFKQYVEMYLNASTTAASEAAGGAAVTKPPIIYEVANKRWEVAFALSDGEFKQVSFTNSIATTKGGTHVDMIATQIANKLMDQIKKKNKAAPVKPFQIKNHMWIFVNALIENPAFDSQTKENLTLKSSAFGSKCELSEEFIKKVAKTGIIDNVLNWARFKQDQILKKTDGTKRSRISGIVKLEDANNAGGRNSKNCTLILTEGDSAKALAVSGLAVVGRDEYGVFPLRGKLLNVREAGHDQIIKNVEIQHIKQILGLKHNQDYATVDSLRYGHLMIMTDQDHDGSHIKGLIINFLDHFYPSLLRIPNFLVEFITPIVKVWKGKKEISFYTMPQYEEWKSQNNNGRGWESKYYKGLGTSTSADAKKYFSDLDKHRLAFETMQPEDRQLIDMAFNKKKADDRKEWLRQFKPGTYLDHDVQSLPISDFVNKELILFSMADNIRSIPSVADGLKPGQRKVLFGCFKRNLTKEIKVAQLAGYVSEKTAYHHGEASLTSTIVGLAQNFVGSNNINLLDPNGQFGTRLAGGKDAASARYIFTNLPRMTRAIFHPADDGLLNYLVEDGMRIEPDYFMPTVPMVLINGADGIGTGWSTAIPNYNPLDIVENLRRMMRGEEPEKMTPWFRGFKGSIERIDQDKYKVSGVIEKINDTTLEITELPIRRWTQDFKEMLEEMTTGTDKVPQTIKDYEEHHTDTTVHFRVHMTEKNLADAEKEGFDKRFRLTTTLGTGNMVCFDLNGKIKKYASPEEILEEFFHKRLEYYGHRKQHLADELNRQFERLSNQARFVHMIITKELVVSGKRRPDIVTELRNLKFRPFPKKEKAKEEGENGAAEEEEEWDEGQASDYDYLLGMAIWSLTSEKVEKLLAERDAKEQELIELLKLSPNDIWDRDLDNFLAEWQLALDADTADAKGSKPKTKAAIKATQKRKKRAAGDDTDDDSDDFKPPATVLKPKGRGKRG is encoded by the exons ATGTCGGACAGCGAGTCTGATGACTTTAGAatcgatgatgacgatagCGAATCCGATGATTATGTAGCGCCGATCAAAGCGAAAAAAGCTGCTGTAGCCAAAAAGGCACCCGCTGCAAAG GTGCCAGTGGCAAAAAAAACACCCGCTGCAAAG GCGCCAGTGACCAAGAAGGCAGTTCCGAAAAAAATTACCAAAGCTCCGTTAGCATCTAAGAAGCACCCCAATGATTCAATTTCCGATGCAAGTTCGGATATAGTTTGTTCGCCccccaagaagaagacaaaagccgatgatgatgatgatgatgatgatggcgataCTGGCGCCGAATCAAGTGCAAAGGCACCCACTAGTAACAAGAACGCGAGCGAAGTATATCAAAAG CTTTCGCAAAGGGAACATGTTTTGAAACGTCCTGATACTTACATCGGCTCTGTAGAGGCTATAACTCAGCCCATGTGGGTTTTAAATCCGGAAACAAAGACTATGGTGCATAG ACCCATCACATTTGTCCCGGGTTTTCTTAAAATCTTTGATGAGATCCTGGTGAATGCCTCTGATAATAAG ATCAACGACCCTACCATGGACTCTATCAAGGTCGTTATCGACCGTGAGAAGAATACTATATCAGTGTATAATAATGGCCGTGGTATCCCTGTCGAAATGCATACTAAGGAAGGTGTCATGATTCCGGAATTGATCTTCGGCCACTT ACTGGCAGGAAGTAATTTTGATGACGACCAGAAAAAGCTCACCGGCGGTCGAAACGGTTACGGTGCCAAGTTGGCCAACATCTATTCTCATGAGTTTA TCGTCGAGACTGCCGACAAGGTCAACAGCAAAAAGTATAAGCAGATCTTCTCAAATAATAtgagcaagaagggcaCTCCCAAG ATCCTCGAGAACAAAAAAGGCGAGGAATGGACCAAAATCACATTCAAACCAGATCTCGAACGATTTGGTATGAATGGGATTGATGACGATACCAACGCTCTTTTGATGAAACGTGTCTATGACATGGCGGGCACAGTCAAAGATGTCAAAGTGTTTCTGAATGATGAACGTATCAAAGTAAAAAATTTCAAGCAG TATGTTGAAATGTACCTTAACGCTTCCACTACTGCCGCCTCCGAAGCTGCAGGTGGTGCTGCTGTGACCAAGCCGCCAATCATATATGAAGTGGCAAACAAACGATGGGAAGTAGCTTTCGCGTTATCCGATGGTGAATTCAAACAAGTTTCTTTCACCAACTCCATTGCCACTACCAAGGGAGGTACTCATGTTGACATGATTGCTACGCAAATTGCCAATAAACT GATGGATCAaataaagaagaaaaacaaaGCCGCTCCGGTCAAGCCGTTTCAGATCAAAAACCACATGTGGATCTTTGTGAATGCTCTCATTGAGAACCCGGCCTTTGACTCTCAAACCAAAGAGAATCTGACACTCAAATCATCAGCATTCGGCAGTAAATGCGAATTGTCGGAGGAGTTCATCAAGAAGG TTGCCAAAACTGGTATCATCGACAACGTCTTGAATTGGGCCAGGTTCAAACAGGACCAAATACTCAAGAAAACAGATGGTACCAAACGATCTCG AATTTCTGGTATTGTaaagcttgaagatgcGAACAATGCTGGCGGCCGAAACTCCAAGAACTGCACTCTCATCCTGACGGAAGGAGATTCTGCCAAAGCTCTCGCCGTTTCTGGTCTTGCAGTTGTCGGACGTGATGAGTATGGCGTTTTCCCTCTCAGGGGTAAACTTCTCAATGTTCGCGAAGCTGGTCACGACCAGATTATCAAAAATGTAGAAATCCAGCATATCAAGCAGATTTTGGGATTGAAGCACAACCAGGATTATGCCACTGTTGACAGTCTGCGATATGGGCACTTGATGATCATGACTGACCAG GATCACGATGGCTCCCATATCAAGGGTCTTATAATCAACTTCCTCGATCACTTCTACCCTTCTTTGCTTCGAATTCCCAACTTCCTTGTGGAGTTCATTACACCCATTGTCAAGGTTTGGAAAGGCAAAAAAGAGATCAGTTTTTATACAATGCCACAATacgaagaatggaaatCCCAAAATAACAATGGTCGTGGATGGGAGTCCAAGTACTACAAGGGTCTGGGCACCAGTACCTCTGCCGATGCTAAAAAGTATTTCAGCGATCTTGACAAACACCGTTTGGCGTTTGAGACCATGCAGCCGGAGGACAGGCAACTGATTGATATGGCGTTCAACAAGAAAAAAGCGGATGATCGTAAGGAATGGTTGCGTCAATTCAAA CCTGGTACCTACCTTGATCATGATGTTCAATCCCTCCCCATCTCCGATTTTGTCAACAAGGAGCTgattctcttctccatggCTGATAATATCCGATCGATTCCATCTGTGGCCGACGGTCTCAAACCTGGTCAGCGAAAGGTTCTCTTTGGTTGTTTCAAGCGAAACCTCACCAAAGAAATCAAGGTCGCTCAGCTTGCCGGCTACGTTTCGGAGAAAACCGCATATCACCATGGTGAAGCCAGTTTGACTTCCACCATTGTCGGCTTAGCACAAAACTTCGTCGGCAGTAACAACATCAATCTGCTGGATCCCAACGGCCAATTTGGTACTCGTCTTGCAGGTGGTAAAGACGCAGCTTCTGCCCGTTATATCTTCACAAACCTTCCACGGATGACTCGAGCAATCTTCCACCCTGCAGATGACGGGTTGCTCAACTACTTGGTCGAGGATGGTATGCGCATTGAACCAGATTATTTCATGCCCACCGTTCCAATGGTATTGATCAATGGTGCAGATGGTATCGGTACTG GTTGGAGTACTGCCATCCCAAACTATAATCCCCTTGATATCGTCGAGAACTTGCgcaggatgatgagaggtGAGGAGCCGGAGAAAATGACGCCCTGGTTCAGAGGCTTCAAG GGATCTATTGAGCGGATTGACCAAGACAAGTACAAAGTCAGTGGCGTAATCGAAAAGATTAATGATACTACCCTCGAGATTACCGAATTACCTATTCGAAGATGGACTCAGGATTTCAAGGAAATGCTTGAAGAGATGACCACAGGGACCGACAAAGTACCCCAAACCATCAAG GACTATGAGGAGCACCACACAGATACCACAGTGCATTTCCGGGTCCATATGACCGAGAAGAACCTCGCCGATGCCGAGAAGGAAGGCTTCGACAAACGATTCAGACTTACTACTACTCTTGGTACCGGTAACATGGTCTGTTTCGACTTGAACGGCAAGATCAAGAAATATGCCAGCCCTGAAGAGATATTGGAAGAATTTTTCCACAAGCGCCTCGAATACTATGGTCATCGGAAG caaCACCTTGCCGACGAGCTAAACAGGCAATTTGAACGACTCAGCAATCAGGCCCGTTTTGTCCATATGATCATCACTAAGGAACTGGTCGTCTCCGGCAAGCGACGGCCAGATATCGTCACTGAACTGCGTAATCTCAAATTTAGACCTTTTccaaagaaagaaaaggctaaagaggaaggagaaaacGGGGCtgccgaggaagaagaagaatgggatgAAGGACAAGCTAGCGACTATGATTACCTCTTGGGTATGGCTATCTGGAGTTTGACATCAGAAAAA GTTGAGAAGCTGTTAGCGGAAAGGGATGCCAAGGAGCAGGAACTCATTGAGTTGCTCAAGCTCAGTCCCAATGATATCTGGGATCGGGATTTAGACAACTTCTTGGCTGAGTGGCAG CTTGCTCTTGATGCCGATACTGCGGATGCCAAAGGTTCAAAACCTAAAACGAAAGCCGCTATCAAAGCCACTCAAAAGCGGAAAAAGCGTGCTGCGGGCGACGACACGGACGACGATTCAGATGACTTCAAGCCCCCAGCGACTGTTTTAAAGCCTAAGGGTAGAGGGAAACGAGGATGA
- a CDS encoding histone acetyltransferase, whose amino-acid sequence MAPKPRRATNSKAKAIPTSVTSPPGRSSPARSRGGSSSLSPIRSPKENSDVEDDNEQHPETNESGLKAEDEESTNSLDRDGDLEEGDACPDNITFRYPSSVPDFTILSQREKAFKVARFLQCTALNCACTGLEPPAGGTIRITKHGTSNEDEDDEDEDDDVSIEDSENPLDFEDRKDEWRTKEGWWRTCGKCGHGWESGGHVWAADVPPKERTRRGKVVGRIEEILEDENKLVEFPTPQPESISSLLKQLHEFVAPPVGKTTISALPPPIDLSTPDDATQENNSDDERPRKRRRRASESTHSDIEEEQHRGHGKKKPGKGPVKGAKPRVPRTVVRGAHGFIPMATDPDGNQHVEGHLPISAGGTGADETFEEEEGEEDRLTAKRPELDETERKRRTEIKVKEKEREEELVSRLAAGVNPEGGEGAVEIWEGIELQKLPLRPAAIEQANREIMLPVVSSRNPTPVATILLVGLKNVFQRQLPKMPREYITRLVLDKNHISMAIVKRGYRVVGGICYRPFEARGFVEIVFCAVDSSEQIKGYGSHLMNSLKDHVRKAHPTISVFLTYADNYAVGYFKKQGFTKEISYPRERWVGYIKDYEGGTIMQGRMLPKVKYMEVHQMLADQKAAIIAKIKTLTKSHIIHPGLQIFKERQPDEEIKLTKEQVPGLAESGWNPDLDDIVRQPKRNPYHVLLQHVLNDLQNEPSAWPFVKPVDSSVVADYYDVIKDPMDLSTMEYKLENNHYESIEGFVADVKLMCSNCRQYNGEKSTYTKQANLLEKALDRILKKRKSVLTD is encoded by the exons ATGGCGCCAAAACCACGTCGTGCAACCAACTCCAAAGCCAAAGCGATTCCGACATCTGTCACGTCTCCACCCGGCCGATCATCACCAGCACGCTCGAGGGGCGGGTcatcatccctctccccgATCAGGTCACCGAAGGAAAACTCGGACGTAGAGGATGACAACGAGCAGCATCCAGAGACCAACGAATCTGGATTGAAAgccgaagatgaagagtcGACAAATTCGCTTGATAGAGATGGcgatttggaagaaggtgatgcCTGCCCGGACAATATTACATTTCGTTATCCTTCGTCGGTTCCGGATTTTACCATCCTCAGCCAACGTGAGAAAGCCTTCAAAGTAGCGAGGTTCTTACAGTGTACAGCCCTTAATTGTGCTTGCACTGGCCTTGAACCTCCTGCCGGCGGAACGATCAGAATAACCAAACATGGTACCAGCAatgaagacgaagacgatgaggacgaggatgacgatgtATCTATAGAGGACTCTGAAAATCCATTGGATTTTGAAGATAGAAAAGATGAATGGAGGACGAAAgaagggtggtggagaaCATGCGGAAAATGTGGACACGGTTGGGAGAGTGGGGGGCATGTTTGGGCTGCTGATGTCCCTCCGAAagaaaggacaagaagaggcaaggtTGTCGGGAGGATAGAGGAAATATTAGAA GATGAAAACAAGCTCGTTGAATTCCCCACTCCTCAACCCGAatccatttcttccttgtTGAAACAGTTGCACGAATTCGTAGCCCCGCCTGTCGGGAAAACGACCatttctgctcttcctcctcctatTGATCTTTCTACCCCTGATGATGCTACGCAAGAAAATAACAGTGATGACGAACGACCTCGAAAGCGCCGACGGCGAGCGAGCGAATCTACCCACTCTGAtatcgaagaagaacagcACCGAGGTCACGGGAAAAAGAAGCCAGGAAAGGGTCCTGTGAAAGGTGCTAAACCGAGAGTACCCCGTACAGTCGTCCGAGGGGCGCATGGCTTTATTCCTATGGCGACGGACCCCGACGGCAATCAGCATGTTGAAGGACATCTCCCCATTAGTGCCGGCGGTACAGGGGCTGACGAAAcctttgaagaggaggagggagaggaggatcGGTTGACAGCTAAACGGCCAGAGTTGGATGAGACcgagagaaaaaggagaacagAGATTAAAGtcaaggagaaagaaagggaagaagaactaGTCAGCAGGTTAGCTGCTGGGGTCAATCCGGAGGGCGGAGAAGGGGCAGTCGAAATTTGGGAAGGGATTGAGCTG CAAAAGCTTCCCCTTAGGCCCGCCGCGATTGAACAAGCAAATCGAGAAATCATGCTACCCGTCGTGTCCTCTCGTAACCCAACCCCGGTCGCCACCATTCTATTGGTGGGCCTCAAGAATGTCTTCCAACGTCAACTCCCAAAGATGCCTAGAGAATACATCACGCGCCTAGTATTGGACAAGAATCATATCAGTATGGCGATTGTCAAACGAGGCTACCGGGTAGTAGGTGGAATTTGCTACAGACCCTTTGAGGCTCGAGGGTTTGTGGAGATTGTTTTTTGCGCCGTGGACAGTTCCGAACAAATCAAG GGTTACGGGTCACATCTGATGAATTCTCTCAAAGACCACGTCCGAAAAGCCCACCCAACTATCAGTGTCTTTCTGACTTATGCGGACAATTATGCCGTGGGATATTTCAAAAAGCAGGGTTTCACCAAAGAAATAAGCTACCCGCGGGAGCGTTGGGTCGGTTACATCAAAGATTACGAAGGTGGGACCATCATGCAGGGGCGAATGCTGCCAAAAGTCAAGTATATGGAAGTCCACCAAATGTTAGCGGACCAGAAGGCT GCCATAATCGCTAAAATCAAAACCTTGACAAAATCCCATATCATTCACCCGGGTTTACAAATTTTCAAGGAGCGTCAACCTGATGAAGAAATCAAACTCACAAAGGAGCAAGTTCCTGGATTGG CTGAAAGTGGATGGAATCCCGATCTTGATGATAT CGTTCGCCAACCTAAGCGAAATCCATACCATGTCCTCCTTCAACATGTTCTAAATGATTTGCAGAATGAGCCTTCTGCATGGCCTTTTGTGAAGCCCGTGGACTCAAGTGTAGTGGCGGACTACTATGATGTAATCAAGGACCCTATGG ACCTGTCCACCATGGAATACAAATTAGAGAACAACCATTACGAGTCTATTGAAGGTTTCGTTGCCGACGTGAAGCTCATGTGTTCAAATTGCCGACAGTATAATGGCGAAAAGAGCACCTATACCAAACAAGCAAACTTGTTGGAAAAAGCTCTGGATAGAATCTTGAAAAAACGGAAATCAGTCCTGACTGACTAA